Proteins encoded within one genomic window of Pigmentiphaga sp. H8:
- the lptB gene encoding LPS export ABC transporter ATP-binding protein — MNAPIIEAGAPAGAPRAEESTQGEGRLRAEGLRKSYQGRTVVKNVSLHVDGGEVVGLLGPNGAGKTTCFYMIVGLVPADAGTIDIDRVSATSLPIHKRARLGLSYLPQDASVFRRLNVEQNIRAVLELQRNEQGAPLGTKQVNESLESLLDELQIGHIRSNAAISLSGGERRRVEIARALATNPRFILLDEPFAGVDPIAVIEIQRIVRFLKGRGIGVLITDHNVRETLGICDRAYIISDGTVLASGHPEEIVGDPAVRRVYLGEHFRM, encoded by the coding sequence GACCCAGGGCGAGGGCCGCCTGCGGGCCGAGGGCCTGCGCAAATCCTATCAAGGGCGCACGGTGGTCAAGAACGTGTCGCTGCACGTGGACGGCGGCGAGGTGGTCGGACTGCTGGGCCCCAACGGCGCCGGCAAGACCACCTGCTTCTACATGATCGTCGGGCTGGTGCCGGCCGATGCCGGCACCATCGACATCGATCGCGTCTCGGCCACGAGCCTGCCCATCCACAAGCGCGCGCGGCTGGGGCTTTCCTACCTGCCGCAGGACGCCTCCGTGTTCCGCCGGCTCAACGTCGAACAGAACATCCGCGCGGTGCTGGAACTGCAGCGCAACGAACAGGGCGCGCCGCTCGGCACGAAGCAGGTGAACGAGAGCCTGGAGTCGCTGCTGGACGAATTGCAGATCGGACACATCCGCAGCAACGCCGCCATCTCGCTGTCCGGCGGCGAACGCCGCCGCGTCGAGATCGCGCGCGCGCTCGCCACCAATCCGCGCTTCATCCTGCTGGACGAACCGTTCGCCGGCGTGGACCCCATCGCCGTCATCGAGATCCAGCGCATCGTGCGCTTCCTGAAGGGACGCGGCATAGGCGTGCTCATCACCGACCACAACGTGCGCGAGACCCTGGGCATCTGCGACCGCGCCTACATCATCAGCGACGGCACGGTACTGGCCAGCGGGCACCCCGAGGAGATCGTCGGCGATCCTGCCGTGCGACGGGTCTACCTCGGAGAACACTTCCGCATGTAA